The following are encoded together in the Actinoplanes sp. N902-109 genome:
- a CDS encoding discoidin domain-containing protein, giving the protein MSTLRRFIAAASAAALITVVLQAVSPTAPASAAGPNLAAGKAFSASSYADVYGSGNAGDGDSSTYWESANNAFPQWLQVDLGQAVSVNQVVLKLPPAGAWQTRTETLTVQGSTNGSSFSTLKASAGYTFNPATGNVVTVDLTAAATRYVRLTITANTGWPAGQLAELEVYGPATGDTQAPSAPGNLTLNRPAAGQIGLSWTAATDNVGVTGYEIYANGSLLTTVAGTVLTYLDNRPDSATVQYYVRARDAAGNVSGNSNTVTRTGQGGDTTAPTSPGTLSYTQPAAGQIRLAWGASSDDVGVTGYEIWANGALLTTVTALTYTDSRAADVTVSYYVKARDAAGNVSAASNTVTRTGTVTGGTNLAAGKPITASSSVFTFVAANANDNDPATYWEGSAYPANLTVALGANATTSSVVVKLNPGSDWGTRTQTFSVLGREQSAGGFTTLVGSATYTFNPATGNTVTIPVSATAADVRLSFTANTGAPSGQVAEFQVLGVPAPNPDLTVTGLAFTPSAPVETDAVTLSATVRNAGNAGSPATTVTFYLGTARAGTATVPALAAGASSTVTADAGAQNAGTYTLSARVDEANTIIEQNDANNEYTNPARLVVAPVASSDLVASAVGWSPANPSAGQPVTFSVTLQNQGTVATAGGAHGVTVTVVGDNGSTVKTLTGSWTGTLAAGASSPAVGLGTWTAVNGKYTVRTVVAADANELAVKQANNTSEKPFFVGRGANMPYDMYEAEDGTTGGGAQVVGPNRKVGDLAGEASGRKAVTLNSTGAYVQWTTRAATNTVVARFSIPDGTTSSINVYVNGSLTRTLPLTSRYAWLYGNETAPQNSGTGPRHIYDEANIMLTGSFPAGSVIKLQKDSANGGNIAIDFINTEQVAPVANPDPATYVVPAGFDQQSVQAALDAARMDTSKAGVYLPAGDYQTSNKFQVYGRAIQVVGAGPWYTRFFTPQTQSETDAGFRAEGTAGGSTFKNFAFFGNYTIRQDGPGKVFDLSNVTGVTIDNIWAEHVVCLYWGANTDRMVIKNSRIRDTFADGVNMTNGSTDNLVDNNDARATGDDSFALFSAIDAGGSDEINNVYSNLSTTLTWRAAGIAVYGGYANTFRNIYIADTLVYSGITISSLDFGYPMNGFGANPPTVFDNISIVRAGGHFWGAQVFPAIWVFSASKVFQGIRVSNVDIVDPTYSGIMFQTNYQNGRPQNIIQDTTFTNVSITGAQKSGDEYDAKSGYGVWANPLPEAGQGPAVGSVTFTNLRLSNNYRDIENPTTTFTITRN; this is encoded by the coding sequence GTGTCCACGTTGAGACGCTTCATCGCGGCGGCATCGGCCGCTGCTCTGATCACCGTCGTCCTCCAAGCCGTCTCCCCCACCGCTCCCGCCTCCGCCGCCGGTCCCAACCTGGCGGCCGGCAAGGCGTTCTCCGCCAGCAGCTACGCCGACGTCTACGGCTCCGGCAACGCCGGCGACGGCGACAGCAGCACGTACTGGGAGAGCGCGAACAACGCGTTCCCGCAGTGGCTGCAGGTCGATCTCGGCCAGGCGGTCAGCGTCAACCAGGTCGTCCTCAAGCTGCCGCCGGCCGGCGCGTGGCAGACCCGCACCGAGACCCTGACCGTGCAGGGCAGCACGAACGGCAGCAGCTTCAGCACGCTCAAGGCGAGCGCCGGCTACACGTTCAACCCGGCGACCGGCAACGTCGTGACCGTGGACCTCACCGCCGCCGCCACCCGCTACGTCCGGCTGACCATCACCGCGAACACCGGCTGGCCCGCCGGCCAGCTCGCCGAGCTGGAGGTCTACGGCCCGGCCACCGGCGACACCCAGGCGCCGAGCGCGCCGGGGAACCTGACCCTGAACCGGCCCGCCGCCGGGCAGATCGGCCTCAGCTGGACCGCGGCGACCGACAACGTCGGCGTCACCGGCTACGAGATCTACGCGAACGGCTCGCTGCTGACCACCGTGGCCGGCACCGTCCTGACCTACCTGGACAACCGGCCGGACAGCGCGACGGTGCAGTACTACGTCCGGGCACGCGATGCGGCGGGCAACGTGTCGGGCAACAGCAACACGGTCACCCGTACCGGACAAGGGGGTGACACCACCGCACCCACCTCGCCCGGCACGCTGTCCTACACCCAGCCCGCGGCCGGGCAGATCCGGCTCGCCTGGGGCGCGTCGTCGGACGACGTGGGCGTCACCGGCTACGAGATCTGGGCCAACGGTGCGCTGCTGACCACGGTGACCGCGCTGACCTACACCGACTCGCGGGCAGCGGACGTCACGGTCTCCTACTACGTGAAGGCGCGTGACGCGGCCGGCAACGTGTCGGCCGCGAGCAACACGGTGACCCGCACGGGCACGGTCACCGGCGGCACCAACCTCGCCGCCGGCAAGCCGATCACCGCTTCCTCGTCGGTGTTCACCTTCGTCGCGGCGAACGCGAACGACAACGACCCGGCGACCTACTGGGAGGGCAGCGCCTACCCGGCGAACCTGACGGTGGCGCTGGGTGCCAACGCCACCACCAGCTCCGTCGTGGTCAAGCTCAACCCGGGCAGCGACTGGGGTACGCGGACCCAGACGTTCTCGGTGCTCGGGCGGGAGCAGAGCGCCGGCGGTTTCACGACGCTGGTCGGCTCGGCGACGTACACGTTCAACCCGGCCACCGGCAACACCGTCACCATCCCGGTCAGCGCCACCGCCGCCGACGTGCGGCTGAGCTTCACCGCGAACACCGGCGCGCCCAGCGGGCAGGTCGCGGAGTTCCAGGTCCTCGGTGTCCCGGCGCCGAACCCCGACCTGACGGTCACCGGCCTGGCGTTCACGCCGTCGGCCCCGGTCGAGACGGACGCGGTCACCCTGTCGGCCACCGTCCGCAACGCGGGCAACGCCGGCAGCCCCGCGACCACCGTCACCTTCTACCTCGGTACGGCCAGAGCCGGCACCGCCACCGTCCCCGCGCTCGCCGCCGGGGCGTCCAGCACGGTGACCGCCGACGCCGGCGCGCAGAACGCGGGCACGTACACCCTCAGCGCGCGGGTCGACGAGGCGAACACGATCATCGAGCAGAACGACGCGAACAACGAGTACACCAACCCGGCCCGCCTCGTCGTGGCGCCGGTCGCCAGCTCCGACCTGGTCGCCTCGGCGGTGGGCTGGTCGCCGGCGAACCCGTCGGCGGGCCAGCCGGTGACGTTCTCGGTCACGCTCCAGAACCAGGGCACCGTGGCGACGGCCGGTGGTGCGCACGGCGTCACCGTCACCGTGGTCGGTGACAACGGTTCGACCGTCAAGACCCTGACCGGCTCGTGGACCGGGACGCTGGCGGCCGGTGCGTCGTCCCCGGCGGTCGGCCTGGGCACGTGGACCGCGGTCAACGGCAAGTACACCGTGCGGACCGTGGTGGCCGCCGACGCCAACGAGCTGGCCGTCAAGCAGGCGAACAACACCAGCGAGAAGCCGTTCTTCGTCGGCCGCGGCGCGAACATGCCGTACGACATGTACGAGGCCGAGGACGGCACCACCGGGGGCGGCGCCCAGGTCGTCGGTCCCAACCGCAAGGTCGGCGACCTGGCCGGCGAGGCGTCCGGGCGCAAGGCGGTGACGCTCAACTCGACCGGCGCGTACGTGCAGTGGACGACCCGGGCGGCCACCAACACGGTCGTCGCGCGCTTCTCGATCCCGGACGGCACGACCAGCTCGATCAACGTGTACGTCAACGGGTCGCTCACCAGGACGCTGCCGCTCACGTCGCGCTATGCGTGGCTCTACGGCAACGAGACCGCGCCGCAGAACTCCGGGACCGGACCGCGGCACATCTACGACGAGGCGAACATCATGCTGACCGGGTCGTTCCCGGCCGGCAGCGTCATCAAGCTGCAGAAGGACAGCGCGAACGGCGGGAACATCGCGATCGACTTCATCAACACCGAGCAGGTCGCGCCGGTCGCCAACCCCGACCCGGCCACGTACGTCGTACCGGCCGGCTTCGACCAGCAGTCGGTGCAGGCGGCGCTTGACGCGGCCCGGATGGACACCAGCAAGGCCGGCGTCTACCTGCCGGCGGGTGACTACCAGACCTCGAACAAGTTCCAGGTGTACGGCCGCGCGATCCAGGTCGTCGGCGCCGGGCCCTGGTACACCCGGTTCTTCACGCCGCAGACCCAGTCGGAGACGGATGCCGGGTTCCGCGCCGAGGGCACGGCGGGCGGCTCGACGTTCAAGAACTTCGCGTTCTTCGGCAACTACACGATCCGCCAGGACGGCCCGGGCAAGGTCTTCGACCTCAGCAACGTCACCGGTGTCACCATCGACAACATCTGGGCCGAGCACGTGGTGTGCCTGTACTGGGGCGCGAACACCGACCGGATGGTCATCAAGAACTCGCGCATCCGCGACACGTTCGCCGACGGCGTCAACATGACCAACGGCAGCACCGACAACCTGGTCGACAACAACGACGCCCGGGCCACCGGCGACGACAGCTTCGCGCTGTTCTCGGCGATCGACGCGGGTGGCAGCGACGAGATCAACAACGTGTACTCGAACCTGTCGACGACGCTGACCTGGCGGGCCGCGGGCATCGCGGTCTACGGCGGGTACGCCAACACGTTCCGCAACATCTACATCGCCGACACGCTGGTCTACTCGGGCATCACGATCAGCTCGCTCGACTTCGGCTACCCGATGAACGGCTTCGGCGCGAACCCGCCCACCGTGTTCGACAACATCTCGATCGTCCGGGCCGGCGGTCATTTCTGGGGCGCGCAGGTGTTCCCGGCGATCTGGGTGTTCTCCGCGTCGAAGGTGTTCCAGGGCATCCGGGTCAGCAACGTCGACATCGTCGATCCCACGTACTCCGGGATCATGTTCCAGACCAACTACCAGAACGGTCGGCCGCAGAACATCATCCAGGACACGACGTTCACCAACGTGTCCATCACCGGCGCGCAGAAGAGCGGTGACGAGTACGACGCCAAGTCCGGCTACGGCGTCTGGGCCAACCCGCTGCCCGAGGCGGGCCAGGGCCCGGCGGTCGGCTCGGTGACCTTCACCAACCTGCGCCTGAGCAACAACTACCGCGACATCGAGAACCCCACCACCACCTTCACCATCACCCGTAACTGA
- a CDS encoding SigE family RNA polymerase sigma factor, with protein MDAEDADNFREFARSRFEPLRALAYVTCGDWQTAEDAVAGTLAKLYLRWHKVTTPDAYARTMVVRAAIGEKRRPWRRERSAGDALPDVALRDHAGDVDEKLRLHAALGQVPKRQRAVLVLRFLEGLSVEETAEILKCRPGTVKSQCARGLATLRSVLAAEDITLHDEKGNGRVVQHPGRFEVGSGRTAAAGVHEH; from the coding sequence GTGGATGCCGAGGACGCGGACAATTTCCGCGAGTTCGCCCGCAGCCGGTTCGAGCCGCTGCGCGCACTCGCCTACGTGACCTGTGGTGACTGGCAGACCGCCGAGGACGCGGTGGCCGGCACGCTGGCAAAGCTGTACCTGCGCTGGCACAAGGTCACGACGCCGGACGCGTACGCCCGCACGATGGTGGTCCGCGCCGCCATCGGCGAGAAGCGGCGCCCGTGGCGGCGGGAACGCTCCGCCGGGGATGCGCTGCCCGACGTGGCGCTCCGCGACCACGCCGGCGATGTCGACGAGAAGCTGCGCCTGCATGCGGCTCTGGGCCAGGTGCCGAAGCGCCAGCGCGCGGTGCTCGTCCTGAGGTTCCTCGAGGGCCTCAGCGTCGAGGAGACCGCCGAGATCCTGAAGTGCCGGCCGGGCACCGTCAAGAGCCAGTGCGCCCGCGGGCTGGCCACGTTGCGGTCCGTGCTGGCCGCCGAAGACATCACGCTGCATGACGAAAAGGGGAACGGGCGTGTCGTACAACATCCAGGACGTTTTGAAGTCGGTTCAGGCCGCACCGCAGCCGCCGGCGTACACGAGCACTGA
- a CDS encoding bifunctional SulP family inorganic anion transporter/carbonic anhydrase — MPTPDTADVGAPPRRPRLISPDLIRHDLPASIVVFLIAIPLSLGIAAASGAPLLAGLVAAVVGGVVAGLLSGAPLQVSGPAAGLTVIVAGTVADFGWAATTAIVAMAGLVQLALGALRLGNAALALSPAVVHGMLAGIGIVIALSQVHVVLGGSAQSAAWENLRELPRQVVGNHGEAVLIGVLTIAILVLWPRLVKVSLLPGALVAVTVATLTASLGGFDVARVDLPDNPLGELTVPSFPAGGAGPIAVAVLTVALVASVESLLSAVAVDKLHNGKRADLNRELIAQGAANTVAGALGGLPVTGVIVRSSTNVAAGARTRMSAVLHGLWIAVCVLAFTTVLERIPLAALAAVLVVVGLRLVSLAQIKAYRRHRELPTYLITALGVIFTDLLTGVALGMATAVLIMLMRLARCEITRTSPAEGHWTVTITGTLAFVGAGRVARELSAVPPGAVVELDLHLDYLDQGAFEAIQDWKAAYLRGGGEVHVREFHDTWFHQATSGRLGRRKSARRVPKFLGSWSQWVSLSRRRADALQAGIDEFERSVAPLVRPHLADLAREGQRPEQLFITCADSRVVPNLITTSGPGDLFTIRNVGNIVPPYGSGDASVGAGIEYAVEVLGVSTITVCGHSGCGAVRALRSGAAGAPSSLGSWLAGARVALSDSDSEEDSIAANVSQQIANLRTYPSVGKAIEEGRLSVTGLYFDLAEARMYAVADGVRTPVNAT, encoded by the coding sequence ATGCCCACGCCGGACACTGCCGACGTAGGTGCGCCCCCGCGCCGCCCCCGCCTGATCAGCCCCGATCTGATCCGGCACGACCTGCCCGCCTCCATCGTCGTGTTTCTCATCGCCATCCCGTTGTCGCTCGGGATCGCCGCCGCCTCGGGCGCCCCGCTGCTGGCCGGGCTCGTTGCCGCCGTTGTCGGCGGCGTCGTCGCGGGCCTGCTCAGCGGGGCCCCGCTGCAGGTCAGCGGGCCCGCCGCCGGGCTGACCGTGATCGTCGCCGGCACCGTGGCCGACTTCGGGTGGGCCGCCACCACCGCAATCGTCGCCATGGCCGGGCTGGTGCAGCTGGCCCTCGGCGCGCTGCGGCTCGGTAACGCCGCGCTCGCCCTGTCACCCGCCGTCGTGCACGGCATGCTCGCCGGGATCGGCATCGTCATCGCGCTCAGCCAGGTGCATGTGGTGCTCGGTGGCTCAGCGCAGAGCGCCGCCTGGGAAAATCTGCGGGAGCTGCCCCGCCAGGTCGTCGGCAACCATGGTGAAGCCGTGCTCATCGGCGTGCTGACCATCGCGATCCTGGTGCTGTGGCCGCGGTTGGTGAAGGTTTCGCTGCTGCCCGGCGCGCTGGTGGCGGTGACCGTGGCGACGCTGACCGCGAGCCTGGGTGGCTTCGATGTCGCCCGGGTCGACCTGCCGGACAACCCGCTGGGTGAGCTGACCGTCCCGTCGTTCCCGGCCGGTGGTGCCGGTCCGATCGCCGTCGCGGTGCTCACCGTCGCGCTGGTGGCCAGCGTCGAGTCCCTGCTGTCGGCGGTTGCGGTGGACAAGCTGCACAACGGCAAGCGGGCCGATCTCAACCGCGAGCTGATCGCCCAGGGCGCGGCCAACACCGTCGCCGGCGCGCTGGGCGGGCTGCCGGTCACCGGGGTCATCGTGCGCAGCTCGACAAATGTGGCCGCCGGGGCCCGCACCCGGATGTCGGCCGTGCTGCACGGGCTGTGGATCGCCGTGTGCGTGCTGGCGTTCACCACGGTGCTGGAGCGCATCCCGTTGGCCGCGCTCGCCGCCGTGCTCGTGGTGGTCGGGCTGCGGCTGGTCAGCCTGGCCCAGATCAAGGCGTACCGGCGGCATCGGGAACTGCCGACGTACCTGATCACGGCCCTGGGGGTGATCTTCACCGACCTGCTGACCGGGGTGGCGCTGGGGATGGCCACCGCGGTGCTGATCATGCTGATGCGGCTGGCCCGGTGCGAGATCACCCGGACGTCGCCGGCCGAGGGGCACTGGACCGTCACCATCACCGGCACGCTGGCGTTCGTCGGGGCCGGCCGGGTGGCCCGCGAGCTGTCGGCGGTGCCGCCCGGTGCGGTGGTCGAACTCGACCTGCACCTCGACTACCTGGACCAGGGTGCGTTCGAGGCGATCCAGGACTGGAAGGCGGCCTATCTGCGCGGCGGTGGTGAGGTGCACGTCCGCGAGTTCCACGACACCTGGTTCCACCAGGCCACGTCCGGCCGGCTCGGGCGGCGCAAGTCGGCCCGGCGGGTGCCCAAGTTCCTCGGCTCGTGGTCGCAGTGGGTGTCGCTGAGCCGCCGGCGCGCCGATGCGCTGCAGGCCGGGATCGACGAGTTCGAGCGCAGTGTGGCCCCGCTGGTCCGGCCGCACCTGGCCGATCTGGCGCGCGAGGGACAACGGCCCGAGCAGTTGTTCATCACCTGTGCCGACTCGCGGGTGGTGCCCAATCTCATCACCACCAGCGGGCCCGGTGACCTGTTCACGATTCGCAATGTCGGCAACATCGTGCCGCCCTACGGATCCGGTGACGCATCGGTCGGTGCCGGCATCGAATATGCGGTCGAAGTGCTCGGCGTCTCCACCATCACGGTGTGCGGTCACTCCGGCTGCGGCGCGGTGCGCGCGTTGCGTTCCGGGGCCGCGGGTGCGCCCTCGTCGCTCGGGTCCTGGCTGGCCGGGGCCCGGGTTGCACTGTCCGACTCGGACAGTGAAGAGGACTCCATTGCCGCCAATGTATCGCAGCAGATCGCCAACCTCCGCACCTATCCAAGTGTCGGAAAGGCGATTGAAGAAGGACGTCTGTCGGTTACCGGACTTTACTTCGATCTGGCCGAGGCCCGGATGTACGCGGTGGCTGACGGGGTGCGTACACCCGTGAATGCCACATGA
- a CDS encoding carboxylate--amine ligase/circularly permuted type 2 ATP-grasp protein, translated as MTESLRVTEDSAAQPVGTELTLGVEEELHVVDLKTRELVPRAPEVLEQLDQANFSAELHRSVVETNTPVAAGLDDLREGIAGLRRKAIGVAESLGLGLIASGTVPIVDLDSLPVTPTSRYQRMVDEYQMLAREQLICGAQVHVGIADRDEAVSIAQRVAPALPVLLALSTSSPYWMGEDSGYASVRSLVWMRWPTAGDSGLVTDAADHDALVNDLIASGTISDPKMVYFDVRPSAHLPTVELRVTDSSPDVDTVVLLAGLFRGLVLRARQDYRAGRPLVPTRPPLHRAAMWRAARSGLEGDLLDLPRSPVPVPAAVAVERLVSELRPQLEELGDWEQVFDLSVRALSRGSSAARQRRAMARRGRLSDVVDLVVADTRGGATGIGPDGQTVPAGLTPYAAVGDEAFPQGDVVPSYEGILQVLSALGPAGLRRREDAKDDEQRARGITFSVAGEAATRLFPFDLVPRIVPGDDWEQLQGGLIQRVRALDAFVNDVYGERTVVKDGIVPEWVIDGSPELRPSGALISRAGVRAQVAGVDLVRDATGRWQVLEDNLRVPSGIAYAMQNRRLAESVLPELPRPAELISPEETPALLKRVLLDAAGPRAGDDPQLVVLSQGPDDSAWFEHRMLAEEMGVPLVRSTELLVDEGVVYRIRNGRKHRVDVIYLRMGEDSLVHSPGADGMPLGPSLVPALHNDSIVLANALGNGIGDDKAVYAYVPQLIEYYLGEKPLLADVPTYLCGIPEQRAQVLDRLEELVLKPVDGYGGDRIVIGPHAGADDLAAVRRQIRTAPHRWVAQEVVQLSTAPVFDGQQLAPRHVDLRAFVFTGRESVVAPAALTRVAPAGSMIVNSSRGGGSKDTWLLG; from the coding sequence ATGACGGAGTCCCTCAGGGTCACCGAAGACAGCGCCGCACAGCCGGTCGGCACCGAGCTCACCCTCGGCGTCGAGGAGGAGCTGCACGTGGTCGATCTCAAGACCCGGGAGCTGGTGCCCCGCGCACCCGAGGTGCTCGAGCAACTGGACCAGGCGAACTTCTCTGCCGAGCTGCACCGCTCGGTGGTCGAGACCAACACCCCGGTGGCTGCCGGCCTGGACGACCTGCGCGAGGGCATCGCCGGGCTGCGCCGCAAGGCCATCGGCGTCGCCGAGTCGCTCGGGCTCGGGCTGATCGCGTCGGGCACCGTCCCGATCGTCGACCTCGACTCGCTGCCGGTCACCCCGACCTCGCGCTACCAGCGGATGGTGGACGAATACCAGATGCTCGCCCGGGAACAGCTGATCTGCGGCGCCCAGGTGCACGTCGGCATCGCCGACCGCGACGAGGCGGTGTCCATCGCGCAACGGGTCGCCCCGGCGCTGCCGGTGCTGCTGGCGTTGTCGACCTCCTCGCCGTACTGGATGGGCGAGGACAGCGGATATGCCAGCGTGCGCTCGCTGGTCTGGATGCGCTGGCCCACCGCCGGTGACAGCGGCCTGGTCACCGATGCCGCCGACCACGACGCGCTGGTGAACGACCTGATCGCCTCGGGCACGATCAGCGACCCCAAGATGGTGTACTTCGACGTGCGCCCGTCCGCGCACCTGCCCACGGTGGAGCTGCGGGTCACCGACTCCAGCCCGGACGTCGACACCGTGGTGCTGCTGGCCGGGCTGTTCCGCGGGCTGGTGCTGCGGGCCCGGCAGGACTACCGCGCCGGGCGCCCGCTGGTGCCGACCCGCCCGCCGCTGCACCGCGCCGCGATGTGGCGCGCCGCCCGCTCCGGGCTCGAGGGCGACCTGCTCGACCTGCCCCGCTCGCCGGTGCCGGTGCCGGCCGCGGTCGCGGTGGAGCGCCTGGTCAGCGAGCTGCGCCCGCAGCTGGAGGAACTGGGCGACTGGGAGCAGGTCTTCGACCTCTCGGTACGGGCGCTGAGCCGGGGCAGCTCGGCCGCGCGGCAACGCCGGGCGATGGCTCGGCGCGGCCGCCTCTCCGACGTCGTCGACCTGGTCGTGGCCGACACCCGCGGCGGTGCCACCGGGATCGGGCCGGACGGGCAGACCGTGCCGGCCGGGCTCACCCCGTACGCGGCCGTGGGGGACGAGGCTTTCCCGCAGGGCGACGTGGTGCCCTCGTACGAGGGGATCCTCCAGGTCCTGAGCGCGCTCGGCCCGGCCGGGCTGCGCCGCCGCGAGGACGCCAAGGACGACGAGCAGCGCGCCCGCGGCATCACGTTCAGCGTGGCCGGTGAGGCCGCCACCCGGCTCTTCCCGTTCGACCTGGTGCCGCGGATCGTGCCGGGCGACGACTGGGAGCAGCTGCAGGGCGGGCTGATCCAGCGGGTCCGGGCGCTCGACGCATTCGTCAACGACGTGTACGGCGAGCGCACGGTGGTCAAGGACGGCATCGTGCCGGAGTGGGTCATCGACGGCTCCCCGGAGCTGCGGCCCAGCGGCGCCCTGATCAGCCGGGCCGGCGTGCGCGCCCAGGTGGCGGGCGTCGACCTGGTGCGCGACGCCACCGGCCGCTGGCAGGTGCTGGAGGACAACCTGCGGGTGCCCTCCGGGATCGCGTACGCCATGCAGAACCGCCGGCTCGCCGAGTCGGTGCTGCCCGAGCTGCCCCGCCCGGCGGAGCTGATCAGCCCGGAGGAGACCCCGGCGCTGCTCAAGCGGGTGCTGCTGGACGCGGCCGGGCCGCGGGCCGGCGACGACCCGCAGCTGGTGGTGCTGAGCCAGGGGCCGGACGACTCGGCCTGGTTCGAGCACCGGATGCTGGCCGAGGAGATGGGCGTGCCGCTGGTGCGCAGCACCGAGCTGCTCGTCGACGAGGGTGTCGTGTACCGCATCCGCAACGGCCGCAAGCACCGCGTCGACGTGATCTACCTGCGGATGGGCGAGGACAGCCTGGTGCACTCGCCGGGCGCGGACGGGATGCCGCTGGGCCCGAGCCTGGTGCCCGCGTTGCACAACGACTCCATCGTGCTGGCCAACGCGCTGGGCAACGGCATCGGCGACGACAAGGCCGTGTACGCCTACGTGCCCCAGCTCATCGAGTACTACCTGGGCGAGAAGCCGCTGCTGGCCGACGTGCCGACCTACTTGTGCGGCATACCCGAGCAGCGCGCCCAGGTGCTGGACCGGCTCGAGGAACTGGTGCTCAAGCCGGTGGACGGCTACGGCGGCGACCGCATCGTGATCGGCCCGCACGCCGGGGCCGACGACCTGGCCGCGGTGCGCCGGCAGATCCGCACCGCACCGCACCGGTGGGTGGCGCAGGAGGTCGTGCAGCTGTCCACCGCGCCGGTGTTCGACGGCCAGCAGCTCGCGCCGCGCCACGTCGATCTGCGCGCGTTCGTGTTCACCGGCCGCGAGTCGGTGGTCGCCCCGGCCGCCCTGACCCGGGTGGCACCGGCCGGAAGCATGATCGTCAACTCGTCGCGCGGCGGTGGTTCGAAGGACACCTGGCTGTTGGGCTAA
- a CDS encoding N-acetylglutaminylglutamine amidotransferase produces MCGIGGELRFDDRAADPEAVRRMLPCLEHRGPDAEGLWHRGPVAFGHRRLQIIDLSAAGAQPMTDEQLGLTLVFNGCIYNYQQLREELRGYGYTFFSTSDTEVILKAYHRWGTDCVQHFLGMFAFALLEQATGTVVLARDRLGIKPMYLAETPGRLRFASSLPALLAAGDVDTSIDKVALQHYMTFHSVVPAPRTIISGVRKLPPATVRVIKRDGTSTETVYWEATHTRTSSLSSRQEWAQAIHEKLRVAVERRMVADVPVGVLLSGGLDSSYIVALLAEQGQRGLTTFSIGFESAAGESGDEFAYSDIIAKEFDTRHHQIRIGKDRFLPAVARTVAAMSEPMVSHDAIAFNLLSQDVAQHVKVVQSGQGADEILAGYSWYPPLAGVPRDRAAAAYAKEFFDRPHSELARQLNPQWLIDTDVSAEFVAANFARPGAETAVDAALRLDSQVMLVDDPVKRVDNMTMDWGLEARVPFLDHELVELAAACPPELKLAQGGKGVLKDAARGVVPDEVIDRTKGYFPVPGIRHLEGPMLEMVREALHAPAARNRALFRPEYVDALLADPNTPRTTLGANQLWQLALLEMWLQDKGI; encoded by the coding sequence ATGTGCGGAATCGGCGGCGAACTGAGGTTCGACGACCGGGCGGCCGACCCCGAGGCCGTCCGCCGCATGCTGCCCTGCCTGGAGCACCGCGGCCCGGATGCCGAGGGGCTGTGGCACCGCGGCCCGGTGGCGTTCGGCCACCGCCGGCTGCAGATCATCGACCTGTCCGCGGCCGGCGCGCAGCCGATGACCGACGAGCAGCTCGGCCTGACCCTGGTCTTCAACGGCTGCATCTACAACTACCAGCAGCTGCGGGAAGAACTGCGCGGCTACGGCTACACGTTCTTCTCGACCTCGGACACCGAGGTGATCCTCAAGGCGTACCACCGCTGGGGCACCGACTGCGTGCAGCATTTCCTGGGCATGTTCGCCTTCGCGCTGCTCGAGCAGGCCACCGGCACCGTCGTGCTGGCCCGTGACCGGCTCGGCATCAAGCCGATGTACCTCGCCGAGACGCCCGGCCGGCTGCGCTTCGCGTCCAGCCTGCCCGCGCTGCTCGCGGCCGGGGACGTGGACACCTCGATCGACAAGGTCGCGCTGCAGCACTACATGACGTTCCACTCGGTGGTCCCGGCCCCGCGCACGATCATCTCCGGGGTGCGCAAGCTTCCCCCGGCGACGGTACGGGTGATCAAGCGCGACGGCACCAGCACCGAGACCGTCTACTGGGAAGCCACGCACACCCGGACCTCGTCCCTGTCGTCGCGGCAGGAGTGGGCGCAGGCGATCCACGAGAAGCTGCGGGTCGCGGTCGAGCGGCGGATGGTGGCCGACGTGCCGGTCGGGGTGCTGCTGTCCGGCGGGCTCGACTCGTCGTACATCGTGGCGCTGCTGGCCGAGCAGGGGCAGCGCGGGCTGACCACGTTCTCCATCGGCTTCGAATCGGCGGCCGGGGAGAGCGGCGACGAGTTCGCCTACTCCGACATCATCGCCAAGGAGTTCGACACCCGGCACCACCAGATCCGGATCGGCAAGGACCGGTTCCTGCCCGCGGTGGCGCGCACGGTGGCGGCGATGAGCGAGCCCATGGTCAGCCATGACGCGATCGCGTTCAACCTGCTCAGCCAGGATGTCGCCCAGCACGTCAAGGTGGTGCAGTCGGGCCAGGGCGCGGACGAGATCCTCGCCGGTTACAGCTGGTACCCGCCGCTCGCCGGGGTGCCCCGCGACCGGGCCGCGGCCGCGTACGCCAAGGAGTTCTTCGACCGGCCGCACAGCGAGCTGGCCCGCCAGCTCAACCCGCAGTGGCTGATCGACACCGACGTCAGCGCCGAGTTCGTGGCGGCGAACTTCGCCCGGCCGGGGGCCGAGACCGCGGTCGACGCGGCGTTGCGTCTCGACTCGCAGGTCATGCTCGTCGACGATCCGGTCAAGCGGGTGGACAACATGACGATGGACTGGGGGCTGGAGGCACGCGTACCGTTCCTGGACCACGAGCTGGTCGAGCTCGCCGCCGCCTGCCCGCCGGAGCTCAAGCTGGCGCAGGGCGGCAAGGGCGTGCTCAAGGACGCCGCTCGCGGGGTGGTGCCGGACGAGGTGATCGACCGGACCAAGGGATACTTCCCGGTTCCGGGCATCCGGCACCTCGAAGGACCGATGCTGGAGATGGTCCGCGAGGCACTGCACGCCCCGGCGGCACGCAACCGCGCACTTTTCCGGCCGGAGTATGTTGACGCACTTCTGGCCGACCCGAACACTCCTCGTACCACCCTCGGCGCGAACCAGCTGTGGCAGCTTGCTCTCCTCGAGATGTGGTTGCAGGACAAAGGCATCTAG